One genomic region from Frateuria soli encodes:
- a CDS encoding M1 family metallopeptidase gives MRRHLSTAICLALAGLSMAPLGVASAAEVREATTQLPRGVVPSHYDVAVTPHADKLSFDGQVTITLAVVKPTRSITLNAADLTFSKASLTAEKGKMAFGAPKISVDGKAQTATFTFDHPIPAGTYRLALTYTGKIGTQANGIFALDYDTKAGKKRALYTQFENSDARRFIPSWDEPNYKATFTLTATVPSGEMAVSNMPIASKKDLGNGMTEVRFGQSPKMSTYLLFFGLGDFERATLNAEGTEIGVITQKGMIDQAQFALDSSKRVLKEYNDYFGVPYPLPKLDNIAAPGQSQFFSAMENWGAIFTFEYSLLMNPHISTQRDKERVFNVAAHEMAHQWFGDLVTMNWWDDLWLNEGFASWMAARTTQKLHPEWHTELDAVGVREGAMSQDSVATTHPVVQHVETVEQASQAFDAITYSKGEAVIHMLEGYVGEEAWRTGVRNYIKAHAYGNTVSDDLWKSVQAAAGKPITQIAHDFTLQPGIPMIEVRAAACSNGKTTIALRQGEFTRDRPEKKPLRWHVPVIAKTVGGETVRTVVDGKATLTVPGCGPVLVNAGQTGYYRTLYAQNNFDALKNQFAKLAPIDQLGLLGDTWALGMAGNEPVSNVLALITATPADADPQVWSEVAGYLSALDNYYRGDQARQQRLRTFALGQLQPVFAKIGWEAKPGESAPTANLRQTLIGVMASLGDAQVIGEARRRFAAQKTDPDAVPVALRKTITAIVAQKADTATWDQLHAQAQAETTPLIKDQLYSMLSIPENDALAQRALDLALTSEPGATNSAGMIRAVGYHHPEMAFDFAVAHREQVDKLVDSTSSSRYYPALGASSTKPEMIEKIQDFAQKYIAPTSRRVARQVVANIKYRMMIRQERLPEIDAWLDKHAG, from the coding sequence ATGCGCCGTCATCTCTCCACCGCAATCTGCCTGGCCCTGGCCGGGCTTTCCATGGCTCCGCTGGGGGTCGCTTCGGCGGCCGAGGTGCGGGAGGCGACGACGCAGTTGCCGCGTGGGGTGGTGCCTTCGCATTACGACGTGGCGGTGACGCCGCATGCGGACAAGCTGTCGTTCGACGGGCAGGTGACGATCACGCTGGCGGTGGTCAAGCCGACCCGCTCGATCACGCTCAACGCCGCGGACCTGACCTTCTCCAAGGCGTCGCTGACGGCGGAGAAGGGCAAGATGGCGTTCGGCGCGCCGAAGATCTCGGTGGACGGGAAGGCGCAGACCGCCACCTTCACCTTCGACCATCCGATCCCCGCCGGCACCTACCGCCTGGCGCTGACCTACACCGGCAAGATCGGCACGCAGGCCAACGGCATCTTCGCGCTGGACTACGACACCAAGGCCGGCAAGAAGCGCGCGCTGTACACGCAGTTCGAGAACTCCGACGCGCGCCGCTTCATCCCCTCGTGGGACGAGCCGAACTACAAGGCGACCTTCACCCTGACCGCCACGGTGCCGTCGGGCGAGATGGCGGTGAGCAACATGCCGATCGCCTCGAAGAAGGATCTCGGCAACGGCATGACCGAAGTGCGCTTCGGGCAGTCGCCGAAGATGTCGACCTACCTCTTGTTCTTCGGCCTGGGCGATTTCGAGCGCGCGACGCTGAATGCCGAAGGCACCGAGATCGGGGTGATCACCCAGAAGGGCATGATCGACCAGGCGCAGTTCGCGCTGGATTCGTCCAAGCGGGTGCTGAAGGAATACAACGACTACTTCGGCGTGCCGTACCCGCTGCCCAAGCTGGACAACATCGCGGCTCCGGGCCAGAGCCAGTTCTTCTCGGCGATGGAGAACTGGGGCGCGATCTTCACCTTCGAATACTCGCTGCTGATGAACCCGCACATCTCCACCCAGCGGGACAAGGAGCGCGTGTTCAACGTCGCCGCGCACGAGATGGCGCACCAGTGGTTCGGCGACCTTGTCACCATGAACTGGTGGGACGACCTGTGGCTCAACGAGGGTTTCGCCTCGTGGATGGCCGCCCGCACCACGCAGAAGCTGCATCCGGAATGGCACACCGAGCTGGATGCCGTCGGCGTGCGCGAAGGCGCCATGTCGCAGGACTCGGTGGCCACCACGCACCCGGTGGTGCAGCACGTGGAGACGGTGGAGCAGGCGAGCCAGGCGTTCGATGCGATCACCTATTCCAAGGGCGAGGCGGTGATCCACATGCTGGAAGGCTACGTGGGCGAGGAAGCCTGGCGGACCGGCGTGCGCAACTACATCAAGGCGCACGCGTACGGCAACACGGTGTCCGACGACCTGTGGAAGTCCGTGCAGGCCGCGGCCGGCAAGCCGATCACGCAGATCGCGCACGACTTCACGCTGCAGCCGGGCATTCCGATGATCGAGGTGCGCGCGGCGGCCTGCTCCAACGGCAAGACCACGATCGCGCTGCGCCAGGGTGAGTTCACCCGTGACCGGCCGGAGAAGAAGCCGCTGCGCTGGCACGTGCCGGTGATCGCGAAAACGGTCGGTGGCGAGACGGTGCGCACCGTGGTCGACGGCAAGGCCACGCTGACCGTGCCCGGCTGCGGCCCGGTGCTGGTCAACGCCGGCCAGACCGGCTACTACCGCACGCTCTACGCGCAGAACAACTTCGACGCGCTGAAGAACCAGTTCGCCAAGCTCGCCCCGATCGACCAGCTCGGCCTGCTGGGTGACACCTGGGCGCTGGGCATGGCCGGCAACGAGCCGGTGTCCAACGTGCTGGCGCTGATCACCGCCACGCCGGCCGATGCCGATCCGCAGGTGTGGTCGGAGGTGGCCGGCTACCTGTCCGCGCTGGACAACTACTACCGCGGCGACCAGGCCCGCCAGCAGCGCCTGCGCACGTTCGCGCTGGGCCAGCTGCAGCCGGTGTTCGCCAAGATCGGCTGGGAGGCCAAACCCGGCGAGAGCGCGCCGACCGCCAACCTGCGCCAGACGCTCATCGGCGTGATGGCGAGCCTGGGTGATGCGCAGGTGATCGGCGAGGCCCGTCGCCGCTTCGCCGCGCAGAAGACCGATCCCGATGCGGTGCCGGTGGCGCTGCGCAAGACCATCACCGCGATCGTCGCGCAGAAGGCCGATACCGCGACCTGGGACCAGCTCCATGCCCAGGCCCAGGCGGAAACCACGCCGCTGATCAAGGACCAGCTCTACAGCATGCTCTCGATCCCGGAGAACGATGCGCTGGCGCAGCGTGCGCTGGACCTCGCGCTCACCAGCGAGCCGGGTGCGACCAACAGCGCGGGGATGATCCGCGCGGTCGGCTACCACCATCCGGAGATGGCCTTCGACTTCGCCGTGGCGCACCGCGAGCAGGTCGACAAGCTGGTCGATTCGACCTCCAGCAGCCGCTACTACCCCGCGCTGGGCGCCAGCTCGACCAAGCCGGAGATGATCGAGAAGATCCAGGACTTCGCGCAGAAGTACATCGCGCCGACCTCGCGCCGCGTGGCCAGGCAGGTGGTGGCGAACATCAAGTACCGCATGATGATCCGCCAGGAACGCCTGCCGGAGATCGACGCGTGGCTGGACAAGCACGCCGGCTGA
- a CDS encoding type I restriction endonuclease subunit R: MNLHREHHFEREICEHLATHGWLYDESDAQHYDRAHGLYLPDLLAWIETTQPESWARLTKAHGPATAERLAERVRRNLDERGTLEVLRRGVEMIGLKAPLALVQFKPALAMNPGLEQRYAANRLRVVRQVKHSPNNPHDALDLVLFVNGIAVATAELKSDFTQSVGDAVDQYRYDRHPHPKGGVAEPLLSFPGGALVHFAVSQAEAMMTTRLAGKDTRFLPFNLGHDGGAGNPPNPAGFATAYLWEQVWARDSWLEILGRYLIGKRDDKKRLTSVIFPRYHQLDATRKLVDDVRANGPGRRYLIQHSAGSGKTNSIAWSAHFLADLHDAGNTKLFDSVLVVSDRNVLDAQLQEAIFDFERTAGVVETITSERGSKSEQLSKALKAGKKIIVCTIQTFPFALQAVQELAATEGKRFAVIADEAHSSQTGESAAKLKQLLSAQEWAELQDGGEVDTETILEAGMAARAGGQHGLTYVAFTATPKAKTLELFGRPGPDGLPQPFHVYSMRQAIEEGFILDVLRNYTPYKLAFRLAHEGREVDQTEVERSAAMKGIMQWVRLHPYNIAAKVQIVVEHYRDHVQPLLGGRAKAMVVVGSRREAVRWQKAVREYIARQNYPLGVLVAFSGEVNDPDSYPQSVTEASADLNPGLKGRDIRDAFAQPDYHLLLVANKFQTGFDQPLLCGMYVDKLLGGIQAVQTLSRLNRAHPGKDTTYILDFVNDAAEILKAFKTYYATAELEAATDPHLVFDLRAKLDASGHYDDFEVERVAKIETDPDATQAQLSAAMAPVADRLLKRYRAAQLARADAMGSGDEPVAQAQKDIMDALQLFKGDMGAYVRLYAFLSQMIDYGNTDIEKRFLFYKRLIPLLEFGRERETVDLSKVVLTHHTLRSAGRQSLSLNSDGSYKLPPIDALGSGSVQDKEKSLLTEIIERVNGLFEGDLTDGDQLLYVNGVIKGKLLENETLVQQASSNSKEQFANSPDLKDALLNAIIDALDAHSLMSGQALGSERVRNGLKDILLGPGQLYESLRSTGAARLAG; encoded by the coding sequence ATGAATCTGCATCGCGAACACCACTTCGAACGCGAGATCTGCGAGCACCTCGCCACCCATGGCTGGCTCTACGACGAGAGCGACGCCCAGCACTATGACCGCGCCCACGGGCTGTACCTGCCAGATCTGCTGGCGTGGATTGAAACCACCCAGCCCGAGAGCTGGGCGCGCCTGACCAAGGCGCACGGCCCGGCCACGGCGGAGCGCCTCGCCGAGCGCGTACGCAGGAACCTGGACGAGCGCGGCACGCTGGAGGTGCTGCGCCGGGGCGTGGAGATGATCGGGCTGAAGGCGCCGCTGGCGCTGGTGCAGTTCAAACCCGCGCTCGCGATGAATCCCGGGCTGGAGCAGCGCTACGCCGCCAACCGCCTGCGCGTGGTGCGTCAGGTAAAGCATTCACCCAACAATCCGCACGACGCACTGGACCTGGTGTTGTTCGTCAACGGCATCGCGGTGGCGACGGCGGAGCTGAAGTCCGATTTCACCCAGAGCGTGGGCGACGCGGTGGACCAGTACCGCTACGACCGGCATCCGCATCCCAAGGGTGGCGTGGCCGAGCCGCTGCTGTCCTTCCCGGGCGGGGCGCTGGTGCATTTCGCAGTAAGCCAGGCCGAGGCGATGATGACCACGAGGCTGGCTGGCAAGGACACGCGCTTCCTGCCGTTCAACCTGGGCCACGACGGCGGCGCCGGCAATCCGCCCAACCCGGCTGGCTTCGCCACCGCCTACCTGTGGGAGCAGGTGTGGGCGCGCGACAGTTGGCTGGAGATCCTGGGGCGCTACCTGATCGGCAAGCGCGACGACAAGAAACGCCTGACCAGCGTGATCTTTCCGCGCTACCACCAGCTGGATGCGACGCGGAAGCTGGTGGACGACGTGCGGGCGAACGGGCCGGGGCGCCGTTACCTCATCCAGCATTCGGCCGGCTCAGGCAAGACAAACTCCATCGCCTGGAGCGCGCACTTCCTCGCCGACCTGCACGATGCCGGGAACACCAAGCTGTTCGACAGCGTGCTGGTCGTATCCGACCGCAACGTGCTGGACGCGCAACTGCAGGAGGCCATCTTCGATTTCGAGCGCACGGCCGGGGTGGTGGAGACCATCACCAGCGAGCGTGGCAGCAAGAGCGAGCAGTTGAGCAAGGCTCTCAAGGCCGGCAAGAAGATCATTGTCTGCACCATCCAGACCTTCCCGTTTGCGCTGCAGGCGGTGCAGGAACTTGCCGCCACCGAGGGCAAGCGCTTCGCGGTGATCGCCGATGAGGCCCACAGCTCGCAGACGGGCGAATCCGCCGCCAAGCTCAAGCAGCTGTTGAGCGCGCAGGAGTGGGCGGAACTGCAGGACGGCGGCGAGGTGGATACCGAGACCATCCTTGAGGCCGGCATGGCAGCACGTGCCGGTGGCCAGCACGGGTTGACCTACGTGGCCTTCACCGCCACCCCCAAGGCCAAGACGCTGGAGCTGTTCGGCCGGCCAGGGCCGGACGGCCTGCCGCAACCGTTCCACGTGTACTCGATGCGCCAGGCGATCGAGGAGGGCTTTATCCTCGATGTGCTGCGCAACTACACGCCGTACAAGCTGGCGTTCCGGCTGGCCCACGAGGGCAGGGAGGTCGACCAGACCGAGGTCGAACGCAGTGCGGCAATGAAGGGGATCATGCAGTGGGTCCGCCTGCATCCCTACAACATCGCGGCGAAGGTACAGATCGTCGTCGAGCACTACCGCGACCACGTGCAGCCCCTGCTGGGTGGCCGGGCCAAGGCCATGGTGGTGGTCGGCAGCCGCAGGGAGGCGGTGCGCTGGCAGAAGGCGGTGCGCGAATACATCGCACGGCAGAATTACCCCCTGGGCGTGCTGGTGGCGTTCTCCGGCGAGGTGAACGATCCGGACAGCTACCCGCAGTCGGTGACCGAGGCCAGCGCGGACCTCAATCCGGGCCTGAAGGGGCGCGACATCCGCGATGCCTTCGCGCAGCCGGACTATCACCTGCTGCTGGTGGCCAACAAGTTCCAGACCGGCTTCGACCAGCCCCTGCTGTGCGGCATGTACGTGGACAAGCTGCTGGGCGGCATCCAGGCGGTGCAGACGCTGTCACGGCTCAACCGTGCGCATCCGGGCAAGGACACCACCTACATCCTGGACTTCGTCAACGACGCGGCCGAAATCCTCAAGGCCTTCAAGACCTACTACGCCACGGCCGAGCTGGAAGCGGCTACCGACCCGCACCTGGTGTTCGACCTGCGCGCCAAGCTCGATGCCAGCGGTCACTACGACGATTTCGAAGTGGAGCGGGTGGCGAAGATCGAGACCGACCCCGACGCCACGCAAGCCCAGTTGAGCGCCGCCATGGCGCCTGTGGCCGACCGCCTGCTCAAGCGCTATCGCGCCGCGCAGCTCGCGCGTGCCGATGCGATGGGCAGCGGCGACGAGCCGGTGGCCCAGGCGCAGAAAGACATCATGGACGCGCTGCAACTGTTCAAGGGCGACATGGGCGCCTACGTGCGGCTGTACGCCTTCCTGTCGCAGATGATCGACTACGGCAACACCGACATCGAGAAGCGCTTTCTCTTCTACAAGCGGCTCATCCCGCTGCTGGAGTTCGGGCGCGAGCGCGAGACGGTGGACCTCTCCAAGGTGGTGCTGACCCACCACACCCTGCGCAGCGCCGGACGCCAGTCGCTAAGCCTGAATTCCGATGGCAGTTACAAGCTGCCGCCCATCGATGCGTTGGGCAGTGGCTCGGTGCAGGACAAGGAAAAGTCGCTGCTCACCGAGATCATCGAACGGGTCAATGGCTTGTTCGAGGGCGACCTGACCGACGGTGACCAACTGCTTTACGTCAACGGCGTGATCAAGGGCAAGTTGCTGGAGAACGAAACGCTGGTGCAGCAGGCCAGCAGCAACAGCAAGGAACAGTTCGCCAACTCGCCTGACCTGAAGGATGCGCTGCTGAACGCGATCATCGATGCTCTCGACGCGCACTCCTTGATGAGCGGTCAGGCGCTCGGGTCGGAGCGGGTACGTAACGGATTGAAGGACATCCTGCTCGGGCCGGGACAGTTGTATGAGTCCTTGCGTTCTACCGGCGCAGCCAGGCTTGCTGGCTAG
- a CDS encoding MarR family transcriptional regulator, whose product MELKPQDLLVLLKVAAHPGQRWTYAALGEALTLSASEVHASVKRAVAAGLAVARGRGDWAPVRPALAEFAVHGVRYVWPAQPGPVKRGVPTSFGVEPLAGKISAGAEEAPVWAHPAGKAKGPSLSPIYRSAPQAALVDPALHRLLALQDAIRAGRARERSLATDLLTKELES is encoded by the coding sequence ATGGAACTCAAACCTCAGGACCTGCTGGTGTTGCTCAAGGTGGCTGCCCACCCGGGCCAGCGCTGGACCTATGCCGCGCTGGGCGAGGCGCTGACGCTCAGCGCCTCGGAGGTGCACGCCAGCGTCAAGCGTGCGGTCGCGGCGGGTCTGGCGGTGGCGCGGGGACGCGGCGACTGGGCACCGGTGCGTCCGGCGCTGGCCGAGTTCGCCGTGCACGGCGTCCGCTACGTATGGCCGGCGCAGCCGGGGCCGGTCAAGCGCGGCGTGCCGACGTCGTTCGGCGTGGAGCCGTTGGCCGGGAAAATTTCCGCCGGGGCGGAGGAAGCGCCGGTGTGGGCCCACCCGGCAGGCAAGGCCAAGGGGCCGAGCCTGTCGCCGATCTACCGTTCGGCGCCGCAGGCCGCGCTGGTCGATCCCGCGCTGCATCGGCTGCTGGCCTTGCAGGACGCGATCCGCGCCGGTCGTGCGCGCGAGCGCTCGCTGGCGACGGACCTGTTGACGAAGGAGCTGGAGAGCTAG
- a CDS encoding DUF5655 domain-containing protein yields the protein MPTFLGVRFLASEYVTGKTHKGRIDSLGLDENGCPVIVEYKRHSNENVINQGLFYLDWLLDHRAEFQWLVMEKLGKDVAGQIDWSGTRLLCIAADFTRYDQHAVQQIPRNIELIRYKLFGDDLLLLDLVNSVSVDDATTAKADAASSTTTAKAKPVGKDKTAEEQLSQAQPVIKELYAALSGYLVALGDDVQEKHLKLYVAFRRLKNFACVIPYRDKLLVMLKLDPDTVALEKGFSRDVRNIGTWGTGDLELCLRTMADFERAKPLLDRSYGES from the coding sequence ATGCCGACCTTCCTTGGCGTGCGCTTTCTCGCCAGCGAGTACGTCACCGGCAAGACCCACAAGGGCCGCATCGACTCGCTCGGGCTGGACGAGAACGGCTGCCCGGTGATCGTCGAGTACAAGCGCCACAGCAACGAGAACGTGATCAACCAGGGCCTGTTCTACCTGGACTGGCTGCTGGACCACCGGGCCGAGTTCCAGTGGCTGGTGATGGAAAAGCTCGGCAAGGACGTGGCCGGGCAGATCGACTGGTCCGGCACGCGCCTGCTGTGCATCGCCGCCGACTTCACCCGCTACGACCAGCACGCGGTGCAGCAGATCCCGCGCAATATCGAGCTGATCCGCTACAAGCTGTTCGGCGACGACCTGCTGCTGCTCGACCTGGTCAACAGCGTGAGCGTGGACGATGCGACCACCGCCAAGGCCGACGCGGCAAGCTCGACCACCACGGCAAAGGCCAAGCCGGTCGGCAAGGACAAGACGGCGGAGGAGCAGCTCAGCCAGGCGCAGCCCGTGATCAAGGAGCTCTACGCGGCCTTGTCCGGTTACCTGGTGGCGCTGGGCGACGACGTGCAGGAAAAGCACCTGAAGCTGTATGTCGCCTTCCGCCGCCTGAAGAACTTCGCCTGCGTGATCCCGTACCGGGACAAGCTACTGGTGATGCTGAAGCTGGACCCGGACACTGTGGCGCTGGAGAAGGGCTTCAGCCGCGACGTGCGCAACATCGGCACTTGGGGCACCGGCGATCTGGAGCTGTGCCTGCGGACCATGGCCGATTTCGAGCGGGCCAAGCCCTTGCTGGATCGCAGCTACGGTGAGAGCTGA
- a CDS encoding restriction endonuclease subunit S produces MSLPRYSEYKDSNIEWLGEVPAHWEVAQLKRVLDIQNGADHKSIETDDGYPVIGSGGPFAYASKFIYDGESVLLGRKGTIDRPLHVTGKFWTVDTMYWTKISADACGRFCYYAALTIPFDFYSTNTALPSMTKGVLSAHPIALPPYDEQHAIATFLDRETAKIDALIAEQEKLLALLAEKRQATISHAVTRGLNPNVPMKDSGISWLGAVPAHWEMRRLKALSPAITVGIVVNPSDYISDAGLPFIYGGDISEGHISITSCRRIDPSDSDKQAKTRLSPGDLLTVRVGAPGVTAVVPEECAGGNCASVMLIRSGGFNSNWLCYAMNSRMVRYQVEVVQYGAAQEQFNIGHAVNFWIATPPREEQDTLAAGIGKAVERIDALKGQVEQAIGLLRERRSALISAAVSGKVDVREFALEGEVA; encoded by the coding sequence GTGAGCTTGCCGCGTTATTCGGAATACAAAGACAGCAATATCGAATGGCTGGGAGAAGTGCCTGCGCACTGGGAAGTCGCACAGCTGAAGCGAGTTCTCGACATACAGAATGGCGCTGATCACAAGAGCATCGAGACCGATGATGGTTACCCGGTCATCGGCTCTGGTGGGCCGTTTGCCTATGCGTCGAAATTCATCTACGACGGCGAATCCGTGCTGCTCGGCCGAAAAGGGACAATTGATCGACCACTCCACGTGACCGGGAAGTTTTGGACTGTCGACACGATGTATTGGACAAAGATCAGTGCTGACGCCTGCGGGCGATTCTGCTACTACGCGGCGCTCACAATCCCGTTCGATTTTTACTCGACCAACACCGCGCTACCGAGCATGACTAAAGGCGTGCTGAGCGCGCATCCGATTGCGCTTCCGCCTTATGACGAGCAGCACGCCATCGCCACCTTCCTCGACCGCGAAACCGCCAAGATCGACGCCCTGATCGCCGAACAGGAAAAGCTGCTGGCGCTGCTGGCCGAAAAGCGCCAGGCCACCATCTCCCACGCCGTCACCCGCGGCCTCAACCCCAACGTCCCCATGAAGGACTCCGGCATTTCGTGGCTAGGCGCAGTGCCGGCGCACTGGGAAATGCGCAGACTCAAAGCGCTTTCGCCCGCAATCACGGTCGGAATCGTGGTGAATCCGAGCGATTACATTTCTGACGCGGGGTTGCCGTTCATTTATGGCGGGGATATCAGCGAAGGTCACATTTCAATAACAAGCTGCCGGCGTATCGACCCTTCCGACAGCGACAAGCAAGCCAAGACTCGGCTGAGTCCCGGGGACTTGTTAACTGTACGCGTGGGAGCACCCGGGGTGACCGCTGTCGTTCCCGAGGAGTGCGCTGGTGGCAACTGCGCTTCCGTGATGCTCATCAGGTCTGGCGGCTTCAACTCGAACTGGCTGTGCTACGCGATGAATAGCCGGATGGTCAGATATCAGGTCGAGGTGGTCCAGTACGGGGCTGCACAAGAGCAATTCAACATTGGTCATGCGGTCAATTTCTGGATCGCCACGCCGCCCCGGGAGGAGCAAGACACGTTGGCGGCAGGTATCGGTAAGGCCGTAGAACGCATCGACGCGCTCAAGGGTCAGGTTGAGCAAGCTATTGGATTGCTGCGCGAGCGGCGGAGTGCCCTTATCTCTGCCGCCGTTAGCGGAAAGGTCGACGTGCGCGAGTTTGCTTTGGAGGGGGAGGTCGCATGA
- a CDS encoding type I restriction-modification system subunit M: MNQSSLSALIWAVADLLRGDFKQSEYGRVILPFTVLRRLDCVLAPTKHKVLAEKSKREAAGLDPDPFLRRASDVKFYNASTLDLPTLMGDQDHIESNLTSYVQGFSPEVREIFERFDFATQVNRLAKVDLLYLVTEKFANVDLHPDRVDNVQMGLVFEELIRKFAELSNETAGEHFTPREVIRLMVNLIFIEDDEVLTPGNNVVRTLYDPTAGTGGMLSVAAEFLRDHNPDARLSLFGQELNDESYAICKADMLIRGQEVTNLVPGNTLSDDGHAARKFDYMLSNPPFGVEWKKVEKVVRKEHEGKGFDGRFGPGLPRVSDGSMLFLLHLVSKMRPALDGGARFGIVLNGSPLFTGGAGSGESEIRRYLLENDLVEAIVALPTDMFYNTGIATYVWVVSNKKEHDRRGYVQLIDAGSFWQKMRKSLGSKRKEMSDAHIEEITRLFGEFQEAELATVFDADGKEVARTIIAAAEFAPEPPPGGKVKVAPLARIFRNEAFGYTTIIVERPLRDEQGNVVLGQKGKQKGKPQPDSSLRDTENVPLGEDIRAYFEREVLPHAPDAWIDEAKSKVGYEIPFNRHFYVFEPPRPLHEIDEELKAVSARIMAMLGELAE; this comes from the coding sequence ATGAACCAGAGTTCTCTTTCCGCCCTCATCTGGGCCGTCGCCGACCTTTTGCGCGGCGACTTCAAACAATCCGAGTATGGGCGCGTGATCCTGCCGTTCACCGTGTTGCGCCGCCTGGATTGCGTACTGGCGCCAACCAAGCACAAGGTGCTGGCCGAAAAGAGCAAGCGCGAGGCGGCCGGGCTGGATCCGGACCCGTTCCTGCGCCGCGCGTCGGACGTGAAGTTCTATAACGCCTCCACGTTGGACCTGCCCACGCTCATGGGCGACCAGGACCACATCGAGTCCAACCTCACCAGCTACGTGCAGGGCTTCTCGCCCGAGGTGCGCGAGATCTTCGAGCGCTTCGACTTCGCCACCCAGGTCAACCGGCTGGCCAAGGTCGACCTGCTTTACCTGGTGACCGAGAAGTTCGCCAACGTCGACCTGCATCCCGATCGCGTCGACAACGTCCAGATGGGTCTGGTGTTCGAGGAGCTGATCCGCAAGTTCGCCGAGCTGTCCAACGAGACCGCCGGTGAGCACTTCACCCCGCGCGAAGTCATCCGCCTGATGGTCAACCTCATCTTCATCGAGGACGACGAAGTGCTCACCCCCGGCAACAACGTGGTGCGCACCCTCTACGATCCCACGGCCGGAACAGGCGGCATGCTCTCGGTGGCGGCGGAGTTCCTGCGCGACCACAACCCGGACGCGCGCCTGTCGCTGTTCGGCCAGGAGCTCAACGACGAGTCCTACGCCATCTGCAAGGCGGACATGCTGATCCGCGGGCAGGAGGTCACCAACCTGGTACCCGGCAACACGCTCAGCGACGACGGCCACGCCGCGCGCAAGTTCGACTACATGCTGTCCAACCCGCCGTTCGGCGTGGAGTGGAAGAAGGTCGAGAAGGTGGTGCGCAAGGAGCACGAGGGGAAGGGCTTCGACGGCCGCTTCGGCCCCGGCCTGCCGCGCGTGTCCGACGGCTCCATGTTGTTCCTGTTGCACCTGGTGTCCAAGATGCGCCCGGCGCTGGATGGCGGCGCCCGCTTCGGCATCGTGCTCAACGGCTCGCCGCTGTTCACCGGCGGCGCAGGCAGCGGCGAAAGCGAGATCCGCCGCTACCTGCTGGAGAACGACCTGGTGGAGGCCATCGTCGCCCTGCCCACCGACATGTTCTACAACACCGGCATCGCCACCTACGTGTGGGTGGTCTCCAACAAGAAGGAGCACGACCGCAGGGGCTACGTGCAGCTGATCGATGCCGGCAGCTTCTGGCAGAAGATGCGCAAGAGCCTCGGCTCCAAGCGCAAGGAAATGAGCGACGCGCACATCGAAGAAATCACCCGGCTGTTCGGCGAATTCCAGGAGGCGGAACTCGCCACCGTGTTCGACGCCGACGGCAAGGAAGTGGCGCGCACCATCATCGCCGCCGCCGAATTCGCCCCCGAACCGCCGCCCGGCGGCAAGGTGAAGGTGGCGCCGCTCGCGCGCATCTTCCGCAACGAGGCATTCGGTTACACCACCATCATCGTCGAGCGCCCGCTGCGCGACGAGCAGGGCAACGTGGTGCTGGGCCAAAAGGGTAAACAGAAGGGGAAGCCGCAGCCGGACAGCAGCCTGCGCGACACCGAGAACGTACCACTGGGAGAAGACATCCGGGCCTACTTCGAGCGCGAAGTACTGCCGCACGCCCCCGACGCCTGGATCGACGAGGCGAAGAGCAAGGTCGGCTACGAGATCCCCTTCAACCGCCACTTCTACGTGTTCGAGCCGCCGCGCCCGCTGCATGAGATCGACGAGGAACTGAAAGCCGTCTCGGCGCGGATCATGGCCATGCTGGGGGAGCTGGCCGAGTGA
- a CDS encoding GYD domain-containing protein — protein sequence MPTFITQGRYTPEAIRSMVGHPQDRSKEVEKLFAASGGKLLGYYMTFGEYDFLIISEGPDEGVAVSSIVAEAAGGVTDLKTVLAIPGPAMSEAFSRAASVAGGFRGPMQAERAPTTQQAH from the coding sequence ATGCCTACCTTCATCACCCAGGGCCGCTATACGCCGGAGGCCATCCGCAGCATGGTGGGTCATCCGCAGGACCGTTCCAAGGAAGTGGAGAAGCTGTTTGCCGCCAGTGGCGGCAAGTTGCTTGGGTACTACATGACCTTTGGCGAGTACGACTTCCTGATCATTTCCGAAGGACCCGACGAGGGCGTGGCGGTTTCTTCCATCGTGGCCGAGGCTGCCGGCGGGGTGACGGACCTCAAGACGGTGCTGGCGATTCCGGGGCCGGCGATGAGCGAGGCCTTCAGCCGGGCCGCGTCGGTGGCCGGCGGTTTCCGCGGGCCGATGCAGGCGGAGCGTGCGCCGACGACGCAACAGGCGCACTGA